The sequence GTCTGGCACCCGAGGCTGGCTCGATACGGACGAAAATAAAAATCGTTTGCATGTTGCGCCATCCCAGCTTCAGCTTCCCAGTCGTCGAGGTTGAAACGGGGCTTTGCCACCATCGCTTACGAATGTGCCCGTCCAGACGTGGGTAAGGGGGGCGAAGCCTTGGCCATTGAAATCATTGCTGGTCTGCTGTCATTGATTATCACCCGCCTGCAACGCCTCCGGATCTTCACCCCACCACCACATTCCACAACACACGGCGTACCCGGACGACACCCCCCACGGCCGGGCCCCACCGCCGCCGCAGCAATGATAGAGAGACTCGTCCACCACGCAGAAATATTCACACACAAGTGAACCAGCTACCGAATCGCGGGCAAGGAAGACATACTTCCATCAGTAGCCACCTAACGAAGCGAGTACGTAAACTAACAACACAAGAATGGGCTAATTTTCAACCGCTGAAAATGGGCTATTTGCAGACCGTCGCTGACACCCCTGGCGTTATCCCACACAATCGTGATCTTTTTGCCTGCGTATCAGCGGGTTATCTCCCTTAGCACTGGAATAATATTGTCCGTGTCCTGCCAGGCCATGGCGACTACATCAACATCACCAGTTTTGGTGTTTAAAAACCCACAACACGATTGTGCCCGACGGGTGCGATCCACCCTGATCACAGCAGCAGCCCCGGGACGGATCCAGCCTTGACGGATGACGGGTAGATAAACCGCAGCCCAGTATGTTTGAGCAGCAGGTGAAATGTTGAGTCTGATTCGTAGATCACCCCGAAGGTTGATGATATCCATTTACGCACTGCTGGTACTGTCCACAACGCATGAGGTAATCCCTGCTGACTTGGTGGGGAAGGCAGGCCCTGATCTATGTGTTGGCGCTGCTGGTGAGTCAGTGTACTGGCGTTGGTGTTTCCACAGTGGTGGGAAAACATACTGGCTATCGGGATACGGTTAAATGGACCTGCCCACCGAAGGCCCAGTCAGCTTAGAAATGGTTGAACTGGCTGCGCGTATCGTGGACACCTCCGGCGCACTGGAGATGCTTGCCGACTGGGACAAAGTAGATAACCCCACTCGCTACCGAGGAGGGCGAAAGCCATACATTCAGCCGCGCGGCGCCTTAATCCTCTTGGTTCTTGTTGGCCTGCTCGGCAAGCCACTCTATGTCAGTGAAGCGGCCGAGATCTTGCGCTTTCGTCTGCCAGGCAAGGCCTGGCAGGAGATCGGGTTGAACCTTTCCCACTTCGATGACCGTCAGAATGTCCAGTGTTAGTTCCGGCTGTGGCGCACTATCAAACACACCATTCGCCGGGTTATTGACCCTTACCCCGAGACCCCACATCACGGGCGGTTGACGCCGGAGAAATACGAGGAGCTTCGGGCCACTCGCGACCCTACCTTCATTGGTCAGCGTAAGAAGCGCGCTGCCTTACTCTCCTCGGCGTTCGCGCTCGCATCTGCGCGACTGATTGGCGACGACACTCTCACCAACTCCAAGGGAGATATGGCTATTGACGGCACCATGTTCCCGGTCACCGGCTACGGCTCTTTCGAGGGTCAGAAGCGAGTGCCTTCGACGCCTGACGCTGGCCACTATGTGCGTGAGGGCAACCACAACCCTAAAGACAATCCCCGGGCCAAGAAGTACGCTTGGGGCTTTGAGGCGACTTTCACGGTCACTAGCGGCGGTGAGTTCGGTGTCTCCGTCCCTCATTTGATTACTGGCTGTTCTATCGACAAGCCAGGCCACCGCATAGGGCTTAACGCCCGGCAGGCACTCGCTATCTATGAAGCTACCGGCCTGCCGCGCCGCTACATGTCAGGGGACATGGCCTACTCGCCCGGTGCAGCAGTAGACAACTACCAAAGGCCTATGCGTGCTGCCGGGTGGAAGCTGACTGGTGATATTCCCAACCGAGAAGAGTCACGGGGTATTCAAGGCGAGTACGAGGGTGTGGTCGTCGTTGATGGTCAGGCCTACTGCCCGTCAATTAAGACTATGCCCCAGCTTCTTGACCCGCGCAGCGTGCTAGAAGCAGGCGAGATCACCCAGGAGCAATTCGAGACGTTTATTGCCCAGCGTGAGGCCTTACGCCTGCGCACCAAGCAGATCAACAAAGACGGTTCGGTACGCTTTTCGTGCCCGGCGCTTGAAGGAAAGGTGAGCTGTCCGGTACGCAAGGCCGACAAACAGGCGCGTCTTTCTGCTGTTAAGAAGGCACGGTCTGGCCGTGTTCCGCTGCCGCTGACTGTAAAGCAGACGCCAGCGAAGGCCCAGCAGGGCGGAATCTGTACCAAGAAGTCGGTGACCGTCCCGCTCTACATAGACAAAGGCGGAAAAGACAACCTGAACAAACATCTCCACCAAGGCCCGCCGGTTTACACCGACCAGTGGCACGACGTTTACAAGCGAGGTCGTGCTGCTGTGGAAGCCCGTAATGCCAGTGCCAAGCATGACGTTGCCTTAGGTATGGGCGACCGTGCCAAGCGGGGTATGCGTGGTTTTGACGGTTTCGCAGTGTTGCTCACCGTCCTTGTCGCGGCGTCGAATGCGTTGCGTGTTATTGGGTACCTGAAGCGTGGACGTGACGGCGACCTTGCACCCACCTCACCGGGCGGTGGTAGGCCACGCAAGAAGCGGGCGAAGGACAATGTGATTGGCGCTGCATGGAGTAACGCACCACCCGAAGAAGATCAACAAGCCGCCTAGGCCACGAGACCATACAGGTCCGTGGTCTGCACCTCGTGGGTATGAGCTAAAACGGCTGTTTTTCAACACCAAAGAACCACAAAAATTCACCCTAAAAGACCGAAAACCGGCCTGGCAGAACCTCCGCGCTGGAAGAATTTAGCAGACCGGCCCTCTAATCTAGTTTCGTAAATCTCCCCAGGTCAGAAGCATAAAAGTCCCAGCCCGGGACATTCACGAATCTCATTGACCAGCATGAAGCACACCCCTAGGGTAGCCCGTTCCCGCAAAACCTCCCCTGTTTTTCCCGCCGGATTCCGAACCAGCAGGTCAGGTCATATGAATCCAGGAGCGACGACCAGGGCCCAGGAAGACAGAGCAGTAGCGTAGGGGTTCGGCGTGACAGGACAGCTCGCCCCGTGGTGGCATACAAGAAGAAACCCGGCCCAGTGAGGTAACTGGGCCGGGTTTTATTGTGTCCCGGGTGGCACCGGAGGAGATTTGTGCCTAGTGCTCAAGCTTTTGCCACATGACGCTATAGCAAGTGCAGCCCTCGCCAATCGCATTCAGTTTACGGGTAACTTCAAGTGCTGTTGCCTGATACCCAAAAGAGGAGAGCATCTCGCCTGACGAGTCGCGGACCTCATAGCGGTAGGCAAACCGGGGCATAGTTCCGTTGCGACCGCTAGCGTCGTCGATGACGGCGTCCTCGCCAGGGTAGTGGGCACTCACCCCGCCCCTGGCTTCCTCTTCGCTAGGGGCGTCAGGGTCGCCCGCTCACTGTAGCGGTGCGCGTCAGGCGAGAGGTCGTAGGGGTCGACGCGAGCCACGAACGAGACCGTGCCGCCATTACTGATGCTGATACGGCCGATGGACTGCAGAAAGAGTGGCACCGAAGATGTGTTGATTTTCCGCCTGCAACCGTCCGGGTCAATGGCCCAAAGGTATCCGGTGTTGTGGGCGATGATGTGGGCGAGTGCCCTAGCCTGAGAGCTGTCTATGTCGATGTCAATGCGAACCGGAACGGTCGTAGGGTTGGGTCTTTCCAGGTGTTGTTCAGGGGTTTTATCGTCCCCGTGGCTGTGGTGGGTTGTCATAGGCCCCGTTGTTGCCTCTGGTGGGTCTGACGCTTAGTTGCTGGGTACACAGTGGGGGATAGGACTACCAACCATAACAAGGGGCGTCAGCGCTACCCGTAAAGGATTCCCCAGTTAGCTGACGAAAAGAGTGTGCCTTGAGCGAACAGCTTGCAATTTTCGTGGGGGTGTCCAATTCCTGTTGGGCGCTAATCGTTGTGTGGAATGCCAACAGCGATGTGCCGTGATCTAAATTATCAAGGATAAGATCAGCAGCTTCCCCACGAAGAATTCGCGGCAAAGCAAGGGGCAGGAAGCCTGTGTCCACAAGGGTGTGCAACGTTAGCCTGCATGGAATTAATTTGTGTGCAACAATCGACCTCGACGTCGCCGTTGAGACGGCGGGACGCCCCCGATCCTGCTTGAGCTCCCGCGACGTCCCTACTTCAATTCCTGTTTGAACGCTTCCTGCTGGCAGCTCAACATTGATGGCACTGCGATAGAACATTCAAAGGTGGCGAGGAGGCAAATCTCTGGACGGAGAGCTTCTGCTTTGTCGCCGTAGGCATCCGTCTTCCCTTTAACTGCCGAAGTACCGATACTATGTAAGAATGTCGGAGATGCAGTCCAGCAAGAGAGGTCGCCGCCGAAGGACCCCTCTCAAGGAACTCTACCCCGGTTTTCCGTACGTCAATGAGTCCGTGATGGACCCTGAAGCTATAAAAGCACAACGCTTTGCGATTAACCTCGGTGAGACGATTAAAGAATTTATTGAGCGGGGAGAGTGCTCCAGCCTTCGTGACTTCTCTAGGAAGGTGGGAATTGCCCACAATATGCTCATCAGCTACATGGACGGGTCAGTGTGGATAGACGGGCATACCCTCGCCAAGCTGGAGACGATGACCGGGCGTCCGCTCTGGGACCCACGGACAGTGCGCCGAAAGTTGCCTCCCCAGAATGAGCCCGATGGTTAATTTTAACTACCACATGTGATAAAGTGACTCCCGGATTCGGCTCCATACGTGTCGGACATGAACTTATCGTAGAGGCGAACAAAGATGATCGAACCTGTCTACACCACTGAACACGGAAAGCTGTACCAGGGTGACTGCATCGAATTTATGGAAGGCCAGTCACCTGAGCAGTTTGACGTTATTTTCGCAGACCCACCGTTCAACCTTAATAAGGAATACGGTAGGAAGGTCAACGACAAGTTGTCGGACGAGGAGTACTTGGAATGGACTTATCGGTGGCTTGACCTGTGCGTTCCTCTTCTTAGGGAAGGGGGAGCTCTCTGGGTCTACAACCTGCCAAAGTGGAACATCATGTCGGGCGCTCACCTTATGGGCAATGAAGAGCTGACCTTCCGTCACCAGGTAGCTGTCTCGATGAAGTCATCCCTGCCAATAAAGAATAAGTTGTATCCTGCTCACTACTCCCTGCTTTATTTCATCAAAGGTAAGCGTCCAAAGTCGTTTACGAAGGTGCGGACCCCCTATGAGCGCTGTCGTCACTGCGGAGGTTTTATCAAAGACTACGGTGGGCATATCAAAAAGATGAACCCAGAGGGTGTGAACCTGACAGATGTCTGGACTGACCTTTCACCGGTGCGCCACAAGAAGACTAAGTTCCGGAAAGCAAACGCGTTGCCTGAAAAGATGTTAGACCGAGTCTTGACGGTATCTGGGTTCGAGGGGGCTACCGTCTTCGACCCATTTGGGGGTTCTGGCACAACGTACGCGGTGGCCGAGCAAAAGCACCTTAACTGGGTGGGGATCGAACTTGGTGACGTTGAGCCGATTATCGCCAGGCTCCAGGGGGGCAAGGTTGACAATGTTATGCCCAACCTGGGTAGTGCTTCACCAGTGAGGGGACAGCGCGGCTTGCTCCCCGAGGGGCAGGAAGACACCGGACGCCTTTTCTAGTTCCCTTCCTGCGCTTCTCTGGCCCGCTTCTGGGCGAGTCCGTCCCTTCCTCCCTTGAAGTAGGGGACTTCTGAACTGAGGCCGTCTTGTTCTACAACGACGAACCCGAACAGGAAGGGGTCAGACGAGAGATTCTCTACCTTCCTGTAAAGGTCAAAGTAGGGTTCCATCTCGTTTAAGTTTCCGATCCGGTCGGTTAGGTGAAGGTACATGTCTTTACTTGGGAGAACTACTACTCCGCCACTGGCGTGACCGTCGAGAATGGCCATCAATATGCGATTGGCGGCACGGTGCGACGATGAAATATTCCCCGTCTCCCACTCCACGATAAAAGGTCGGACTTCTCCCCTAAAGTCGAATACTGCATCACACTTTCCCAAGCCAGGGTGAACGCTTTTCTCAAATTGCCACCCCTGGTCACGAAGATTGTCGATGAACCCCTTCTTAATGGGGACGACACCATTAACCGTCACTCCGGCCTGCTTCTTGAGGTCCCTCCCCGTCGCCTGATCCACAGCACGGGGGCGAAGCAGAAATCTGCCTGTTCCTGGCGGGTTATCATTGGCTTGGATAGCTCTCTCGATCATCTCCCTGACCTGCAAGAACTCGGTAGATTGAGAGTATCCACCTTGGTCTTGCAAAATCTTCCAATCAACGATCTTCATCCAAGTGACTCCTTCTGGTTCTCCTGCAACGTTCCAGAGAGGATTGTTCTTGCGAAAAGTGTGCAGCGCGTCCCTTTTAAGGTATTGGTCATTTCTAACTAACCGAAGCGGGGCCACTGTTTCACCCAGTATTCGAGACACGAGTAGTCCTGAGAGAGGACAGGGATACCACAGGTTAAGGCTGCGCAGTAGAGTCGGGTTCGAGCAAGCGAGTGGGTTTGCCGAAGTTTCACGATGAAGGGGTGCAGGACTGTGTCTAAGTCAGTTGGTCAACAAGGCGGAAGCGCGGAACAGGGACCGGGAGGTAAGGAGCAGATGATCCGGGCTGCGCACGACTACGGAACCAGATTCCTTAATAGCTTCCTCGGAGAATCAGCGGATGAAGTTTTTTGGGCGGGGGTCGAAAACGCTGCATGCGCGCTGTATGAGGGTGGGGTATCTCAGAAAATGGTCCCCGGTCTACTGGTTAAATACTGGGGGATCGACTGGAACACAGCTGAGGAAATGGCGGTGGAAGGAAAGGCCAGCGTTGTGCGCTCAAAGCGAGACCTGGCCGAATATGAAAAGGGGCTTTTGAGTGAGGGGCCACGAAGGCGGAAGAAGAAAGAAGATATTTAGGGTCTTGGGTGATGTCGGTGCTCACTCCGGTAAGAGTTTGCGGAGGCATCACTTTAGACCCATCCAGAAAGGGCAGCTCTCCGATGCTCTTAGCGCCCACTTTCTTTCCGGGGGCAGCGGCACTACCATCGCCAGGAAATTTCTGGCTTCGTCCCTATCTACCGTTTCCGCTTCGCCGCCATCTTAAACCTCGCAAGGGTTGTCTGATCTCTCGACCCATATGTAAGCATGAGGGGCGAGCTGGTTCCACCTTACGATCGTTCGCCCAAAGCATCGCCTGGGCCGTCAATGTGAGGTTTGCTCGGTTCGACCCTCCTGGTATTTGCAACAAGGCGCGTGTATTGTACTGCGGGCGGAGAGTAGCCTGAGTGTATGTCTGCTATTGAAGACAATGCTGTCAGGGTGTTTAGTCACATTATTGGTCGGACGAAACGGCTTGATCCGATGATCGACACCGGGGATAGAACCCCGCTCACTGATGGGCATATCGAGATCTACCGAGACGAACACAATCAGGGCGGCAGCTACAAATTAGGAGACAGGAATTGTATCGGCCGTCTTACCGTTCAGGTGAAGGGTAAAATTGCAAACTCTCTTTCTTCGTTCTCTATGAAGCGGGAACACCTGGAGGGGATTGAAGCTATTGGTGGAGTCGTGCTCTTAGTTGCCGCTCTGAGAAAGAGTGACCTTAGGCCTAAGAAGCTTTATTACGCCGACCTTAACGTTAGAAACACTAAGGCGTTGTTGGAGCAGATGCGCGACGGCCAAAAAACCAAGGCGGTCCCGCTCAGGATATTTCCCAGAAAACCAGATGCGGTCTACGGTCTGGTTTGCCATCTCCGTGAAAGTCAGAAAAATCAGCCGATCCCCCTTGAGGTATCGTCGCTGAAAGAGTTGACAGGGATGTCTCTTACCGTCCTGCGCGAGGTGGATATGTCCAAGCGACAGGTGTTTGGGGCCCCTGGAAGCAGTGACATTGTCACAGTGCGGACACCTAGCGGTCATGACCAGGCGATTGATACGGTGCTTTACTTCGTTCCCGAGGATTACTTATTGCATGACATCGAGGGTTTAGAGGTCTCCTGCGGCGACATTACCTTCCATCGAATACGCAGGAGAAAGTTAAACGACAGAGAGGTAGAGGTCTTTTTCTCCCCGGGTCTCAGTTTTGTTTTCGGCCTTGAATCAGACCCTGAAACCGGTGATCGGGACGTAAAGGTTAACTTCCATACCCAGAGGAGACTGTATTACGCGTTGCAGGACCTTCGTTTTCTCAAAAATATGGCCAGTGGCAGCGTCATTGAATTCGACTCTTCACCTGCTTTGCGTTACCAGCCGAGGGGCAATGCGGATGACCTGGGGATGCTCAGAGCGCTGCGTCCATTCGAGGACATGGAAAAGATCTGTTATGAGTTTGGGGTGGACACCAAACTTTTTGACGTGACCAGTCTGTC comes from Corynebacterium cystitidis and encodes:
- a CDS encoding DNA-methyltransferase gives rise to the protein MIEPVYTTEHGKLYQGDCIEFMEGQSPEQFDVIFADPPFNLNKEYGRKVNDKLSDEEYLEWTYRWLDLCVPLLREGGALWVYNLPKWNIMSGAHLMGNEELTFRHQVAVSMKSSLPIKNKLYPAHYSLLYFIKGKRPKSFTKVRTPYERCRHCGGFIKDYGGHIKKMNPEGVNLTDVWTDLSPVRHKKTKFRKANALPEKMLDRVLTVSGFEGATVFDPFGGSGTTYAVAEQKHLNWVGIELGDVEPIIARLQGGKVDNVMPNLGSASPVRGQRGLLPEGQEDTGRLF
- a CDS encoding PDDEXK family nuclease, whose protein sequence is MKIVDWKILQDQGGYSQSTEFLQVREMIERAIQANDNPPGTGRFLLRPRAVDQATGRDLKKQAGVTVNGVVPIKKGFIDNLRDQGWQFEKSVHPGLGKCDAVFDFRGEVRPFIVEWETGNISSSHRAANRILMAILDGHASGGVVVLPSKDMYLHLTDRIGNLNEMEPYFDLYRKVENLSSDPFLFGFVVVEQDGLSSEVPYFKGGRDGLAQKRAREAQEGN